In one window of Tellurirhabdus rosea DNA:
- a CDS encoding NuoI/complex I 23 kDa subunit family protein, with translation MQLTNRSKQVSNKEMTLAEKMYLPAIAQGLAITFSHLFKKRPTIQYPEVKRYLGPVFRGHHVLKRDEEGRERCTACGLCAVACPAEAISMVAAERQKGEEHLYREEKYAAVYEINMLRCIFCGLCEEACPKQAVYLRHDKFVPVFTEREDVIFGKNKLVEDVNNRYVRNNPEVKATPTEPTLSGAAT, from the coding sequence ATGCAACTCACGAACCGATCAAAACAGGTCAGCAATAAAGAAATGACGCTGGCCGAAAAAATGTACCTGCCGGCGATTGCGCAGGGGCTGGCGATCACGTTCAGTCACCTCTTCAAGAAGCGGCCGACGATTCAGTATCCGGAGGTGAAGCGGTACCTGGGACCGGTTTTTCGGGGGCACCACGTGCTGAAACGGGACGAAGAAGGCCGCGAACGCTGTACCGCCTGCGGACTTTGCGCCGTAGCCTGCCCCGCCGAAGCCATCTCGATGGTAGCTGCCGAGCGCCAGAAAGGGGAGGAACACCTGTACCGGGAAGAAAAGTACGCGGCCGTCTACGAAATCAACATGCTGCGCTGCATCTTCTGCGGACTCTGCGAGGAAGCCTGTCCGAAACAGGCCGTTTACCTGCGCCACGACAAGTTCGTTCCGGTATTTACCGAGCGCGAAGACGTGATTTTTGGCAAGAATAAACTGGTTGAAGACGTTAACAACCGCTACGTTCGTAACAACCCGGAAGTAAAAGCGACGCCGACCGAGCCAACCCTGTCCGGCGCGGCAACCTAG